A single Acetomicrobium thermoterrenum DSM 13490 DNA region contains:
- the plsY gene encoding glycerol-3-phosphate 1-O-acyltransferase PlsY, which yields MSVFLILLAYLLGSAPMGYLVVKLVKGDDIRKYGSGNIGATNVGRVMGKKWAIAVGIFDITKGGLALLIARVLGVSSPQLLSFLGVVAVLGHNFPVWLKFKGGKGVATSFGVIFMFYPLASILGGVVWYCVMRVSRYVSLASMISLASTPIWLKLFGADISYIVASSFLAFLTIVRHHANIRRLLAGTEHKVGERAT from the coding sequence GTGTCGGTGTTTCTGATACTATTGGCCTATTTGCTGGGATCAGCTCCTATGGGATATTTGGTTGTCAAACTAGTAAAGGGCGATGACATTAGGAAGTATGGTTCAGGCAATATAGGAGCTACAAATGTCGGGAGAGTGATGGGTAAAAAGTGGGCAATCGCTGTGGGTATCTTCGACATAACAAAAGGCGGATTGGCCTTACTAATTGCAAGGGTCTTGGGGGTATCTTCTCCGCAATTGCTGTCTTTTTTAGGAGTTGTAGCTGTTTTGGGACACAATTTTCCTGTGTGGTTGAAATTTAAAGGCGGAAAGGGAGTGGCAACTTCCTTCGGCGTTATATTTATGTTTTACCCCCTCGCTTCGATCCTTGGCGGGGTTGTGTGGTATTGCGTGATGAGGGTGAGTCGTTACGTTTCTTTAGCATCTATGATATCCCTTGCTTCAACGCCGATATGGTTGAAGTTGTTTGGCGCCGATATTTCTTATATCGTGGCCTCGTCCTTTTTGGCGTTCCTTACAATAGTTAGACATCATGCAAATATCAGAAGATTATTAGCAGGGACCGAGCATAAAGTTGGCGAAAGAGCCACTTAA
- a CDS encoding SDH family Clp fold serine proteinase, with protein sequence MYGFDIFWLLFLFLLVLPSFRQWNLERLRQGLIKKIEQKRRSRVITLIHRQESIGFLGMFARNFISIEDSEEVLRAIKLTPKDMPIDLIIHTPGGILLAAEQIANALSKHDAKVTVFVPHYAMSGGTLIALAADEIVMDENAVLGPVDPQIGQYAAVSILKVLEQKPISEVDDNTIILADMSKKAITQTRRFVYDLLISNDVPEEKAEELSTALTDGRWTHDYPIMYEEAKRLGLNVTSGIPEEVASLMHLYPQAGQRRPSVQYVPMPYQRPTSNGKE encoded by the coding sequence ATGTACGGTTTCGATATTTTTTGGTTGCTCTTTCTTTTTTTGTTAGTGCTTCCCTCCTTCAGGCAATGGAACCTCGAACGGCTCCGACAAGGACTGATCAAGAAAATAGAGCAGAAACGCAGAAGTCGAGTCATTACGCTAATCCACAGACAGGAATCCATCGGTTTTTTAGGAATGTTCGCACGGAATTTCATTAGCATCGAGGATTCCGAGGAAGTGCTTCGGGCAATAAAATTAACTCCTAAAGATATGCCGATAGACTTAATAATTCATACACCCGGAGGCATCCTCTTGGCAGCCGAACAAATTGCAAACGCATTGTCTAAGCATGATGCAAAGGTTACTGTCTTCGTTCCCCATTATGCTATGTCTGGTGGAACGCTAATTGCCCTTGCTGCGGACGAAATAGTGATGGATGAAAATGCAGTTTTGGGCCCGGTAGATCCTCAAATAGGTCAATACGCAGCTGTTTCCATTCTAAAGGTCCTTGAACAGAAACCAATTTCAGAGGTCGATGACAATACTATCATATTGGCTGATATGTCAAAGAAAGCCATTACACAAACTCGGCGCTTTGTATACGACCTCTTGATAAGCAATGACGTCCCCGAGGAAAAAGCAGAAGAACTCTCCACTGCATTAACCGATGGCAGGTGGACCCATGATTATCCTATTATGTATGAAGAAGCAAAACGGTTGGGCCTCAATGTAACGAGTGGAATTCCTGAGGAGGTAGCATCTTTGATGCATCTATATCCTCAAGCCGGACAGAGACGCCCCTCCGTTCAATATGTTCCCATGCCTTATCAACGTCCGACATCTAATGGGAAAGAATAA
- a CDS encoding UvrB/UvrC motif-containing protein encodes MMCERCQKREAEVHIKQIINGEVKEYHLCRECAETMGLEGIDLFPHFNFDLSWENLLGSLFEPFAAKELRRPVRTEIKCQGCGLDYSTFQKTGKFGCPKCYESFRDYIKPLLRKIHGADRHRGSKPELSYIEKDATGDELEQLKKELKEAVEKEEYERAAKIRDRIRELTSKGDGSDGKA; translated from the coding sequence ATGATGTGCGAACGATGTCAGAAACGGGAAGCAGAGGTGCATATCAAGCAAATTATAAACGGTGAGGTAAAGGAATATCATCTATGCAGAGAATGCGCAGAGACTATGGGTCTGGAGGGTATCGATCTATTTCCTCATTTTAATTTTGATTTGTCATGGGAAAATCTCTTGGGTTCCCTCTTCGAACCCTTCGCTGCCAAAGAATTGCGCAGGCCCGTGAGAACTGAGATTAAATGCCAAGGCTGCGGGTTGGATTATTCGACTTTTCAAAAAACCGGCAAGTTTGGATGTCCAAAATGCTACGAGTCTTTCCGAGATTATATTAAGCCCTTGCTTCGAAAAATTCATGGAGCTGATCGTCATAGGGGGAGTAAGCCTGAGTTGAGTTACATAGAAAAAGATGCTACAGGAGACGAACTGGAACAATTAAAAAAGGAGCTTAAAGAAGCGGTAGAAAAAGAGGAGTACGAACGTGCGGCGAAAATTCGCGATCGTATCCGCGAATTAACATCGAAAGGTGATGGTAGCGATGGCAAAGCGTGA
- a CDS encoding ATP-dependent Clp protease ATP-binding subunit → MWQFFTERARRVVQLAHREALRLGHDVIGTEHILLGLLAEGDGVAAHVLMSLGIDLDEVRKRVEQLVGKGQAKDKPIDLPLSPRAKRVLDLAMREARNMGVNYVGTEHILLGLLAEGEGIAAQVLTSMGLDMQKVYQEVVRYLSGGEVDQMSQSQGLSRKKSHTKTPTLDQLGIDLVEMARQGELDPVIGREREIQRVIQILSRRTKNNPCLIGDPGVGKTAIVEGLAQRIATGEVPEVLKNKRIVQLNIGNLVAGTKYRGEFEERMRKLVKEVRDSKDVIVFIDEIHTLVGAGGAEGAVDAANILKPSLAKGEFQVIGATTLDEYRKYIEKDAALERRFQPVFVGEPTIEDTIEILKGLRDKYEAHHRVKITDKALEAAARLSARYISDRYLPDKAIDLIDEAGARVRLSTMNPPEFIKELEKKLETVRKEKEAAVASQEFEKAADLRDEERKLSEELEEKRKEWQAKKSQEEPIVDEEDIALVVSEWTGIPVTQMTEEESQRLLRMEEEIHKRIIDQEEAVSIVAKAIRRARSGLKDPRRPIGSFLFLGPTGVGKTELSKALAEFMFGDENSMIRLDMSEFMERHEVSKLIGAPPGYVGYEEGGKLTEAVRRRPYAVVLFDEIEKAHPDVFNILLQILEDGRLTDGQGRVVDFKNTVIIMTSNLGAQDLMKGPAIGFAAESENQIDFEAAKKNILDAVRRTFRPEFINRIDEIVVFKPLGEKELLQIVDIMIDDVAERLAEKGIFIEVSEAAKGFLLKKGYEPKFGARPLRRTIQRYIEDRLADILLEGKIKPESVIKVDVSEDNITFIPVAKGKNNNKKKAVSKESA, encoded by the coding sequence ATGTGGCAATTTTTTACGGAGCGAGCAAGAAGGGTGGTCCAATTAGCTCATAGAGAAGCGCTGAGGTTGGGTCACGATGTAATAGGTACGGAACATATATTGCTGGGCTTATTGGCCGAAGGCGATGGAGTAGCAGCCCATGTGCTGATGTCCTTGGGCATAGATTTAGATGAAGTTCGCAAGAGGGTTGAACAATTGGTTGGCAAAGGACAAGCAAAGGACAAACCGATAGATCTGCCTTTAAGTCCCAGGGCAAAGCGAGTTCTGGACTTGGCTATGAGGGAAGCTCGAAATATGGGTGTCAACTACGTTGGAACAGAGCATATCCTCCTGGGGTTGTTAGCCGAGGGGGAAGGAATCGCAGCTCAGGTTCTTACCAGCATGGGGTTGGATATGCAAAAGGTGTATCAGGAAGTTGTTCGATATCTCTCCGGAGGGGAGGTAGATCAAATGAGCCAAAGCCAAGGTTTGTCAAGAAAGAAATCTCATACCAAGACTCCGACTCTCGACCAATTAGGCATCGATTTAGTTGAGATGGCTCGTCAAGGCGAACTCGATCCCGTTATCGGTCGTGAGCGGGAGATACAGCGAGTAATTCAAATTTTGTCGCGCAGGACTAAAAACAACCCCTGCCTCATTGGTGATCCAGGCGTAGGAAAGACTGCAATTGTCGAAGGATTGGCTCAGAGAATAGCTACAGGTGAGGTCCCGGAAGTTCTTAAAAACAAAAGAATAGTCCAACTTAATATTGGCAATTTGGTAGCGGGAACCAAATACAGAGGTGAATTCGAGGAGCGCATGAGAAAACTGGTCAAGGAGGTTCGCGACTCCAAAGACGTGATCGTCTTCATCGATGAAATTCACACATTAGTTGGTGCAGGCGGAGCAGAAGGAGCCGTCGACGCTGCCAATATCTTAAAGCCAAGCCTTGCCAAGGGAGAATTTCAAGTAATTGGGGCTACGACTTTGGACGAATACAGAAAATACATCGAAAAAGATGCAGCTTTAGAGAGGAGATTTCAACCTGTTTTTGTGGGTGAGCCCACTATAGAAGACACCATAGAGATCTTAAAGGGTTTGAGAGATAAATATGAGGCGCACCATCGGGTCAAAATAACGGATAAAGCTTTGGAGGCAGCAGCAAGGCTTTCTGCTCGTTACATAAGCGACAGATATTTGCCTGACAAGGCTATCGATCTTATCGACGAAGCTGGTGCGAGGGTGCGACTTTCTACTATGAATCCGCCGGAGTTTATAAAGGAGCTGGAAAAGAAGCTCGAGACGGTGAGAAAGGAAAAGGAAGCAGCAGTAGCGTCTCAAGAATTTGAAAAAGCCGCTGACTTAAGGGACGAAGAAAGAAAATTATCAGAAGAGCTGGAAGAAAAACGGAAGGAATGGCAGGCCAAGAAGTCGCAAGAAGAACCAATAGTCGACGAGGAAGACATCGCATTGGTGGTTTCAGAATGGACAGGCATTCCCGTCACGCAAATGACGGAAGAAGAAAGCCAACGGCTGCTTCGCATGGAAGAAGAAATTCATAAACGCATTATAGATCAAGAGGAAGCTGTATCCATAGTGGCCAAAGCGATCAGGAGGGCCCGAAGCGGCTTGAAGGATCCCCGGCGACCCATAGGGAGTTTCCTGTTTTTAGGCCCTACTGGCGTTGGCAAAACTGAGCTGAGCAAAGCTTTGGCGGAATTTATGTTCGGCGACGAAAATTCCATGATCCGTCTCGACATGAGCGAATTTATGGAACGCCATGAGGTTTCCAAACTCATAGGTGCACCTCCCGGTTATGTGGGATATGAAGAAGGAGGCAAATTGACCGAGGCTGTCAGAAGGCGTCCCTATGCTGTGGTTCTTTTCGACGAGATAGAAAAGGCCCATCCCGATGTGTTTAATATACTTTTGCAAATCCTGGAGGATGGAAGGTTAACCGATGGACAGGGTCGTGTTGTCGATTTCAAAAACACGGTGATCATTATGACGAGTAACCTCGGAGCGCAGGATTTGATGAAAGGTCCGGCCATTGGGTTTGCTGCCGAATCGGAAAATCAGATCGATTTCGAGGCCGCAAAGAAAAATATATTGGATGCGGTAAGAAGGACCTTTAGACCGGAGTTTATAAACAGAATAGACGAAATAGTGGTCTTTAAGCCTTTAGGCGAAAAGGAACTTCTTCAGATTGTAGATATCATGATCGATGACGTAGCTGAAAGATTGGCCGAAAAGGGAATATTCATCGAAGTTAGCGAGGCTGCAAAGGGGTTTTTGTTGAAAAAGGGGTACGAGCCTAAATTTGGCGCGCGACCCTTGCGAAGGACCATACAGCGATACATCGAAGACAGGCTGGCTGACATTTTGCTTGAAGGAAAAATAAAACCGGAAAGCGTAATCAAAGTCGATGTCTCAGAAGACAATATTACTTTTATTCCTGTAGCGAAGGGAAAGAACAACAATAAAAAGAAAGCTGTCTCCAAAGAATCTGCATAG
- a CDS encoding manganese efflux pump MntP, which translates to MDAFSVCLSVGACRKDSHLTVALRMGSVFGIFQFIMPIFGYFLGYYILRKFSPYDEWIASVVLICIGLKMLKDSKREEQCSPRDITKGLALLFLAIATSIDALSVGIGIAVANISIMFFSSVVGFVTLCMCLLGVYFGRTLGFLLGRWACVFGGLVICLVGVKMLFL; encoded by the coding sequence ATGGATGCATTTTCGGTATGCTTGAGTGTTGGAGCTTGCCGAAAGGATAGTCATCTTACGGTTGCCCTACGAATGGGGAGTGTGTTCGGTATTTTTCAGTTTATTATGCCCATCTTTGGATATTTTCTGGGTTACTATATTTTGCGCAAGTTTTCTCCCTATGACGAATGGATAGCTTCGGTTGTTCTTATTTGTATCGGCCTTAAAATGCTTAAGGATTCAAAAAGGGAAGAACAATGCAGTCCTAGGGACATTACTAAGGGGCTGGCATTGTTATTTCTTGCGATTGCCACTTCGATCGATGCATTGTCCGTTGGAATTGGTATTGCAGTGGCGAATATTTCCATCATGTTCTTTTCCTCTGTTGTTGGTTTTGTTACTTTATGCATGTGTTTATTGGGAGTATACTTCGGCAGAACTCTGGGCTTTCTTTTAGGCCGATGGGCTTGTGTTTTTGGCGGTCTTGTAATTTGTCTTGTAGGAGTCAAGATGCTATTCTTGTAA
- a CDS encoding protein arginine kinase gives MAKRDLLAHPIEWVKGKGSNSNIAVSSRIRLARNLSDFPFTHRCDHEKLYAIVDNVKQVISDSDLLKDSDVVEMNALDSLSRWVLVEKHLISPPFAGDGPGRVVVVDSKGVISIMVNEEDHLRIQVILAGLELNEVWRIAKKVEMTFEKLDYAFDSDFGYLTACPTNVGTGMRASVMVHIPALEMSKQIATLINECNRIGLTVRGTYGEGSDVLGSLYQISNQITLGLGEEELIDKVASAVRQIVTEEERARAVMKRKLGSSLDDRVWRAFGVMRYCRNISTREALELISLIKMGSDMEITPKLSVEDWNNLVLGVQPNHVQLFAGKELTPDERDVYRATFLRERLKSIEPK, from the coding sequence ATGGCAAAGCGTGACTTGTTAGCACATCCAATAGAGTGGGTAAAGGGGAAAGGAAGCAATTCTAATATAGCTGTTTCCAGCAGAATAAGATTAGCGCGAAATTTAAGTGATTTTCCTTTTACCCATCGATGTGATCATGAAAAATTATATGCCATTGTTGATAATGTTAAACAAGTGATATCAGATTCGGACCTTTTAAAAGATAGCGATGTTGTAGAAATGAACGCCCTGGATTCCTTGTCCAGGTGGGTGTTGGTAGAGAAACACCTTATTAGTCCTCCCTTCGCAGGCGACGGACCTGGCAGAGTAGTAGTAGTGGATTCAAAAGGTGTCATATCGATAATGGTCAATGAGGAAGATCATCTTAGGATTCAGGTTATTTTGGCAGGTCTTGAGCTTAACGAAGTGTGGAGAATAGCAAAAAAGGTCGAAATGACGTTTGAAAAGTTGGATTATGCCTTCGATTCTGATTTCGGCTATCTGACGGCATGCCCGACGAACGTCGGAACTGGAATGCGTGCCTCGGTAATGGTTCATATACCGGCGCTTGAGATGTCAAAGCAAATCGCTACTTTGATAAATGAATGTAATCGCATTGGCCTTACAGTGAGGGGAACCTATGGGGAAGGAAGCGATGTGCTGGGCTCATTATATCAAATCTCAAATCAAATTACCTTGGGCCTCGGTGAGGAAGAGCTGATTGATAAGGTAGCTTCTGCTGTACGACAAATTGTTACGGAGGAAGAACGCGCCAGAGCGGTGATGAAGCGTAAATTAGGCAGTTCCTTAGATGACAGGGTTTGGAGGGCATTTGGCGTAATGAGATATTGCAGAAACATCAGCACGAGAGAAGCTCTTGAACTGATTTCGCTAATCAAGATGGGCAGTGACATGGAAATAACTCCTAAACTTTCCGTGGAGGATTGGAATAATCTTGTTCTTGGCGTACAACCGAACCATGTTCAGTTATTTGCGGGCAAGGAACTGACCCCGGATGAAAGGGATGTGTACAGGGCAACCTTTTTGCGGGAACGTCTTAAAAGCATAGAGCCTAAGTAA
- the nhaC gene encoding Na+/H+ antiporter NhaC: protein MSENRSSTRKPTLFEAVLAVCVAAVCIGTGVLVLGVDVHIPLVFSAAFVCLMGRYLLHFQWKDMEEGMFRGILAGLQAVLILMIVGMIIGSWIQGGIVPTLIYYGLGILSPSIFLLATLIICSIVSLATGTSWGTSGTVGLALIGIAAGLGVPMPLAAGVVISGAYFGDKMSPLSDTTNLAPAVSGTTLFSHIRAMVSTTLPTYVIVAIITVVLGLRFAGGTLDVSRIAAFQKLLAAEFNISVVGLIPPIVVVLLAALRFPAIPSLFAGVVLGGIMILLQGSGLGTMVTAIHYGYSPAFSAEVAGAESLDAVAGILAAQGVSDVAPELAQEVGGMLSDLLERGGLDSMMWTVSLILCALSFGGVMERCGILEVLLQALLRHVKSVTGLVTSVIISCIVSNIFLGDQYVSIVLPGRMFKPAFDERGLHPRMLSRSLEDSGTLTSVLVPWNTCGAYHTSVLGVPTIQYLPYAFLNYLNPIVAIALTAMGKSIFWRKDTDEDIVNV from the coding sequence ATGAGCGAAAATAGAAGTTCGACGAGAAAACCTACTCTTTTTGAAGCTGTTCTGGCAGTTTGCGTAGCTGCTGTCTGTATTGGAACCGGTGTTTTGGTTTTGGGCGTAGATGTGCACATTCCCCTGGTATTCTCTGCTGCCTTTGTGTGTTTAATGGGCCGTTATTTGTTGCATTTTCAATGGAAAGATATGGAAGAGGGCATGTTTCGCGGTATCCTTGCAGGGCTTCAGGCTGTTTTGATATTAATGATAGTGGGAATGATAATTGGCTCATGGATACAGGGCGGCATCGTGCCGACGCTCATATATTATGGTTTGGGCATCCTCTCGCCCAGCATATTTTTACTTGCAACTTTGATAATCTGTTCTATAGTTTCATTGGCTACGGGCACCTCGTGGGGCACCTCAGGCACTGTAGGTTTGGCCTTGATAGGTATTGCTGCGGGGCTAGGAGTTCCAATGCCGCTGGCAGCCGGCGTAGTTATTTCCGGGGCATACTTTGGCGATAAAATGTCGCCTCTTTCTGACACTACAAATCTTGCACCCGCAGTTTCGGGGACGACTCTTTTTAGTCACATAAGGGCCATGGTTTCCACAACTTTGCCCACCTACGTTATAGTTGCCATTATTACCGTAGTATTGGGCCTCAGGTTTGCAGGCGGGACTTTAGATGTGTCGAGGATAGCCGCTTTTCAAAAGCTGCTAGCTGCAGAATTTAACATAAGCGTCGTGGGTCTTATTCCCCCTATAGTGGTAGTTTTGCTGGCAGCTTTAAGATTTCCGGCAATACCAAGTTTATTTGCAGGTGTGGTACTGGGCGGTATAATGATACTTCTTCAAGGCAGCGGACTGGGAACGATGGTCACTGCAATTCATTACGGTTACAGCCCTGCCTTTAGCGCGGAAGTTGCAGGAGCGGAGAGTCTCGATGCCGTAGCGGGCATCCTCGCTGCGCAGGGTGTCAGCGATGTCGCCCCCGAACTTGCTCAAGAAGTGGGAGGGATGCTCAGCGATTTACTCGAACGTGGCGGACTCGATTCCATGATGTGGACTGTTTCTTTGATACTATGCGCACTTTCCTTCGGTGGTGTCATGGAGCGCTGCGGAATATTGGAGGTATTACTGCAGGCCCTCTTGCGCCATGTAAAAAGCGTTACAGGACTGGTTACATCGGTAATAATTTCTTGTATAGTTTCCAACATTTTCTTGGGGGATCAGTATGTTTCAATAGTGTTGCCTGGCAGGATGTTTAAGCCCGCCTTCGATGAAAGAGGGCTTCACCCGAGAATGCTTTCCAGAAGTTTGGAAGATAGCGGCACATTGACATCGGTTTTAGTCCCATGGAATACATGCGGAGCTTATCATACAAGCGTCTTAGGAGTGCCTACTATTCAGTATTTGCCCTACGCTTTTCTTAATTACCTTAACCCGATCGTGGCCATTGCTTTAACAGCTATGGGCAAATCGATATTCTGGCGCAAGGATACGGATGAGGATATCGTAAACGTATAG
- a CDS encoding MTH1187 family thiamine-binding protein: MGRVIAEIVVVPLGTNSPSISSYVAEVERTLRKFNLKVRLTPMSTVLEGELDEVLNAAKVAHNCLFEKGVSRVSTNLRIDERRDKELTMDGKIKAVEEKL, from the coding sequence GTGGGAAGAGTTATCGCCGAGATAGTCGTGGTTCCCCTGGGAACGAACAGTCCCAGTATAAGCTCTTACGTGGCCGAGGTGGAAAGAACCTTGAGAAAATTCAATCTGAAAGTCAGGTTAACGCCTATGAGCACTGTCTTGGAAGGTGAACTGGATGAGGTGCTCAATGCCGCTAAAGTAGCCCACAATTGCTTATTCGAAAAAGGAGTGTCAAGAGTTTCAACTAATCTCAGAATTGATGAAAGAAGAGATAAAGAATTAACTATGGACGGCAAAATTAAAGCCGTCGAGGAAAAGCTTTAG
- a CDS encoding CtsR family transcriptional regulator, with protein sequence MESLTEKIEKYIRSLLEANSADEIILRRKELANVFGCVPSQINYVLQSRFTPERGFIVESQRGGNGYIRIIRVCLSGVEDRLNHIEEIVDGVMTPQETRRLLKNLEERELLTLRERTMLEVILRFVDEVLVSFFDLPAYRRDEINTELVRRVLKSLAII encoded by the coding sequence ATGGAAAGCCTCACTGAAAAGATAGAAAAATATATACGAAGCCTGCTTGAGGCTAATTCGGCGGATGAGATCATATTGCGACGCAAGGAGTTGGCAAATGTTTTCGGTTGTGTGCCAAGTCAAATAAACTATGTCTTGCAAAGCAGATTTACGCCTGAAAGAGGTTTTATCGTAGAGAGTCAAAGGGGAGGAAACGGTTACATTAGAATTATACGGGTATGTCTTTCCGGCGTGGAGGACAGACTCAATCACATTGAAGAGATAGTTGATGGAGTAATGACACCGCAGGAAACAAGGCGTCTTTTGAAAAATTTGGAAGAACGTGAACTGTTGACGCTGAGGGAACGCACCATGTTAGAAGTTATCTTGAGATTTGTCGATGAAGTGTTGGTATCCTTTTTCGATCTACCCGCCTATCGCAGAGATGAAATTAATACTGAACTGGTTAGACGGGTGCTCAAAAGCCTGGCCATTATATAG
- a CDS encoding RidA family protein: protein MQYIHSDKAPKAVGPYSLAVKVNGFVFVSGQLPLDPESGLIVEGSAEEQTVRVLQNIEAILESAGSDISKVVKTTVFVTDIANFQAINKVYSEFFGDHRPARSLVEVSKLPKEKALLEMEVIAIA from the coding sequence ATGCAATATATCCATAGTGATAAAGCACCTAAAGCAGTTGGGCCCTATTCGCTTGCTGTAAAAGTAAACGGATTTGTCTTCGTTTCGGGGCAGCTGCCTCTAGACCCGGAAAGCGGCTTGATTGTAGAAGGTTCTGCAGAGGAGCAGACGGTCAGGGTGTTGCAAAACATTGAGGCAATTCTGGAAAGTGCCGGGTCTGATATATCGAAAGTCGTTAAAACCACAGTTTTTGTAACCGATATTGCCAATTTTCAGGCCATCAACAAGGTGTATTCAGAATTCTTTGGCGATCATAGACCTGCCAGATCTCTCGTTGAAGTGAGCAAACTACCAAAGGAAAAGGCTCTACTTGAGATGGAAGTGATTGCCATAGCATAA
- a CDS encoding L-cysteine desulfidase family protein: MFAIKDFLRTEVVPALGCTEPGAVALAAARARKEIGSEEIKRIEVDVSPNIYKNGYAVGIPGVKDLKGNAVAAALGAICGKSEYGLEALKSCDKSDIEKAIQLVKAGLVTVSPNFAKNGVYVKVSIITDKRTCSCFIEDRHDNITKIMMDGKLILSKRKRLPVIQNSEKASIFDAIKNMTFNELTSLLNDIDGEDIKYIYDGIKMNMAVAHIGLDPDNDYGLGVGKTIFKMIKSDDLSALPLKIKAYAAAAADARMAGISKPVMSSAGSGNHGITAILPVCLVADFYKKSMEETAKAVTLSHLTTSFLKSRTGRLSPICGCTVAAGAGAAAGITYLLSQDMTKVEDAIEIHVSNLIGMICDGAKDTCALKVATGAYEAFTAAMIALEKNGHDIPRGIIGETLEETVDNMAELSNKGMKNVDTIIISLLQNNIL, from the coding sequence TTGTTTGCAATAAAGGACTTTTTGCGAACGGAAGTGGTGCCTGCGCTTGGTTGTACCGAGCCCGGCGCTGTAGCGCTGGCCGCAGCCCGGGCAAGAAAAGAAATAGGTTCCGAGGAAATCAAAAGAATAGAAGTCGATGTAAGCCCTAATATTTACAAGAATGGCTATGCAGTAGGCATTCCGGGTGTCAAGGATTTAAAGGGGAATGCTGTGGCAGCAGCGCTAGGGGCTATTTGCGGCAAATCGGAGTATGGCCTGGAAGCGTTAAAATCTTGCGATAAAAGCGACATCGAAAAAGCTATACAACTTGTCAAAGCAGGCCTTGTTACCGTATCTCCAAATTTTGCAAAAAACGGAGTATATGTAAAAGTTTCGATAATAACCGACAAACGTACATGTTCTTGTTTTATTGAGGATAGGCATGATAACATTACAAAAATTATGATGGATGGGAAACTTATACTTTCAAAACGCAAAAGACTCCCCGTAATCCAAAATTCGGAAAAAGCAAGCATATTTGATGCTATTAAAAATATGACATTCAATGAATTGACTTCCCTATTAAACGACATAGATGGTGAAGATATAAAGTATATTTACGACGGGATAAAAATGAATATGGCTGTCGCGCATATAGGTCTAGACCCCGACAACGATTATGGTCTTGGAGTAGGAAAAACTATTTTCAAGATGATCAAATCCGACGATCTTTCCGCCCTTCCGCTAAAAATAAAAGCTTACGCCGCAGCTGCCGCAGACGCAAGAATGGCAGGAATTTCTAAACCGGTAATGAGCAGCGCCGGAAGCGGAAATCACGGTATAACAGCGATTCTTCCGGTTTGCCTGGTGGCAGATTTTTACAAAAAATCAATGGAAGAAACTGCCAAAGCCGTGACCTTGAGCCATCTCACTACAAGTTTCTTAAAAAGCAGAACTGGGCGGCTAAGTCCGATCTGCGGATGCACCGTTGCCGCAGGCGCTGGAGCCGCAGCCGGAATTACATACCTTCTTTCTCAAGATATGACTAAAGTGGAGGATGCAATTGAAATTCACGTCAGCAACCTGATTGGCATGATATGTGACGGTGCAAAAGACACTTGTGCCCTTAAGGTAGCTACCGGTGCCTATGAAGCCTTTACGGCAGCGATGATTGCCTTAGAAAAAAACGGACACGATATCCCGAGGGGCATCATAGGAGAGACTCTCGAAGAAACTGTAGACAATATGGCCGAATTGAGCAATAAGGGAATGAAGAATGTTGACACTATAATAATCAGCCTACTTCAGAATAACATTTTATAG